One genomic window of Salvia miltiorrhiza cultivar Shanhuang (shh) chromosome 4, IMPLAD_Smil_shh, whole genome shotgun sequence includes the following:
- the LOC131022656 gene encoding wall-associated receptor kinase 2-like, protein MAPENMLLACLLLSSLTLTPLADTNSTTTSATVDTHNISKPPATISKPGCPSKCGNLTVPFPFGVGVDSGCAINSDFELNCTDAFGAPQALNGNIQFFDISDDRARISNVVARRCYDRAGSLTSDNAASSDITGTPYSYSPLNKFTVIGCDDFALVNGGGSRNFTSGCVTLCSRADDVINGSCSGIGCCQTSLPKGLQYYRADLSSLNNHTNVSSFDPCSYAFFGEEKRFEFLGAADLSDPNFVQRVRETVPIVVDWAIGNLTCDKATSSDGYACKGNSECVDSGTGLGGYRCRCKTGYEGNPYLDPGCIDIDECAAADLNDCVENSCLNNLGGYECSCPKGQFGDGKKNGKACTPNSSTFPVINVALGTGFGFLAVVIAATVIYFSLKKRKLIKLREKFFQQNGGMLLKQQVSSVEEGNSMESTKIFTAEQLEKATNNYANDRILGRGGYGTVYKGILPNNDVVAIKKSRVMDASQIEQFINEVVILTQINHRNVVKLLGCCLEAEVPLLVYEYVSHGTLYEHINRAGADNWLSWESRLRIASEAAGALSYLHSAANIPIIHRDVKSANILLDEYFTAKISDFGASRLISLDQTEVTTLVQGTLGYLDPEYFHSSQLTEKSDVYSFGVVLAELMTGKRPIDMERSLETRNLTTYFCMSVKENKLFQILEPRVVREGSLEQLQAMAQLVKRCLNLNGEDRPTMKEVAMELEGLRKFNKHPWANLQAVDEESVGLMNRDGVVVADDLYSVPIASGGDLYTAPISSADFSGQYSLNSDPSQNFFPHMNSPR, encoded by the exons ATGGCGCCGGAAAACATGCTCCTCGCCTGCCTCCTCCTCAGCAGCCTAACCCTTACACCACTCGCCGACACCAactccaccaccacctccgccACCGTGGACACACACAACATCTCGAAGCCGCCCGCCACCATCTCCAAGCCCGGCTGCCCCAGCAAATGCGGCAACCTCACCGTCCCCTTCCCCTTCGGCGTCGGCGTCGACTCCGGCTGCGCAATCAACTCCGACTTCGAGCTCAACTGCACCGACGCCTTCGGCGCGCCGCAGGCGCTCAACGGCAACATCCAGTTCTTCGACATCTCCGACGACCGCGCCCGCATCTCCAACGTCGTGGCGCGCCGCTGCTACGACCGCGCCGGCTCGCTGACGAGCGACAACGCCGCCTCCTCCGACATCACCGGCACCCCCTACAGCTACTCGCCGCTCAACAAGTTCACTGTCATCGGCTGCGACGACTTCGCGCTGGTCAACGGCGGCGGCAGCCGCAACTTCACGAGCGGCTGCGTCACGCTCTGCTCCCGAGCCGATGACGTGATCAACGGCTCGTGCTCCGGCATCGGCTGCTGCCAGACCTCGCTGCCGAAGGGCTTGCAGTACTACCGCGCCGATCTCTCCAGCTTGAACAACCACACCAACGTGTCGTCGTTCGACCCCTGCAGCTACGCGTTTTTTGGGGAGGAGAAACGCTTCGAGTTTCTTGGGGCGGCGGATCTTTCCGACCCGAATTTCGTGCAGCGGGTCAGGGAGACGGTTCCCATCGTGGTGGATTGGGCCATTGGGAATTTGACTTGCGATAAGGCTACGAGTTCGGATGGCTATGCTTGCAAGGGCAATAGTGAGTGCGTTGACTCCGGCACCGGCTTGGGAGGGTACCGCTGCAGGTGTAAAACCGGGTATGAAGGCAACCCGTATTTGGATCCGGGCTGCATAG ATATCGATGAATGTGCGGCAGCGGACCTCAACGATTGTGTTGAGAATAGTTGCTTGAACAACTTGGGGGGTTATGAATGTTCATGTCCTAAAGGGCAGTTTGGGGATGGCAAAAAGAATGGTAAAGCTTGCACTCCTAATAGCTCTACGTTTCCTGTGATCAACGTTGCCTTAG GTACCGGATTCGGTTTCCTAGCCGTAGTCATTGCTGCAACAGTGATATACTTCAGCCTCAAGAAAAGAAAACTGATAAAACTGAGAGAGAAATTCTTCCAACAAAACGGCGGCATGCTGCTAAAGCAGCAAGTCTCCTCTGTCGAAGAAGGCAATTCCATGGAATCGACAAAGATATTCACGGCAGAGCAGCTGGAAAAGGCCACCAACAACTACGCCAATGATAGAATCCTCGGCCGCGGAGGCTACGGCACCGTCTACAAGGGCATCCTGCCCAACAACGACGTCGTGGCAATCAAAAAGTCGAGAGTGATGGACGCCAGCCAGATCGAACAGTTCATCAACGAGGTCGTGATCCTGACACAGATCAATCACAGGAACGTGGTCAAACTATTAGGGTGTTGTCTGGAGGCGGAGGTGCCCCTTCTCGTGTACGAGTACGTCTCCCATGGCACGCTCTACGAGCACATCAACAG GGCTGGGGCCGACAACTGGCTGTCCTGGGAGAGCCGCTTGAGGATAGCGTCAGAGGCAGCCGGTGCCCTATCGTACCTCCACTCGGCGGCGAACATCCCGATCATCCACAGGGACGTGAAATCCGCCAACATCTTGCTCGATGAGTACTTCACCGCTAAGATCTCCGATTTCGGAGCCTCTAGGCTTATTTCCCTAGACCAGACAGAGGTGACAACCCTGGTCCAGGGAACTTTAGGTTACCTGGACCCCGAGTATTTCCACTCGAGCCAGCTAACAGAGAAGAGCGACGTCTACAGCTTTGGGGTCGTTTTAGCCGAGCTGATGACGGGGAAACGACCCATCGACATGGAGAGGAGCCTCGAGACACGCAATCTAACGACGTATTTCTGCATGTCCGTGAAGGAGAACAAGTTATTTCAGATCCTAGAGCCGAGGGTGGTGAGGGAGGGATCGTTGGAGCAGCTGCAGGCGATGGCGCAGCTGGTGAAGCGGTGCCTGAACTTAAATGGCGAGGATAGGCCAACGATGAAGGAGGTGGCAATGGAGCTCGAAGGGTTGAGGAAGTTCAACAAACATCCTTGGGCGAATCTGCAGGCTGTGGACGAGGAGTCTGTCGGATTGATGAATCGGGATGGAGTCGTCGTAGCCGATGATCTTTATAGCGTTCCGATTGCGTCGGGAGGGGATCTATACACTGCGCCGATCAGCTCAGCGGATTTCTCCGGGCAATACAGCTTGAACAGTGATCCGAGCCAAAACTTCTTCCCTCACATGAATAGCCCTCGTTGA